The Lycium barbarum isolate Lr01 chromosome 12, ASM1917538v2, whole genome shotgun sequence genome includes a region encoding these proteins:
- the LOC132621363 gene encoding LOW QUALITY PROTEIN: putative pentatricopeptide repeat-containing protein At3g01580 (The sequence of the model RefSeq protein was modified relative to this genomic sequence to represent the inferred CDS: deleted 1 base in 1 codon), whose product MRSREIVLNLVGVCRKAKLLSQLHSLTIKTGLLYETHLAPKLTELYFELLPFQTARKLFDEIPHPNVYTWNCILQRFCGRKQFEEVLSLFSSVFLFEKPDHFTLLFALKACSALKTLNFGKTIHGLGKKHGNIDSNMFLGSGLIEMYSKCGNMDDALCTFEEYSKPDIVLWTTLVSGYEKNFKPDEALAVFTGMVITRGVSPDPITLVTVVSACTQLLNLKAGKSIHGVLIRKGYENPLPLFNALLNLYTKTGSIEYAESLFRVMEEKDVISWSCVISCYAHNGATDRAISLFDEMIYKGVEPNSVSVISALQACEASCNIGKGRKIHELAFQKGFERDILVSTALIDMYMSCCAPNEAIMVFDRMLSKDSVSWFGLLCGCIQNGMANKSMEIFCDMLASDIHPDDIVMVKILGACSELGILQLACCLHGYVTKGGFISNLFVGASLIECYTKCGSLEEAIEVFGRLTDKDVVIWSSMFAGYGIHGQARESIKLFHRMVTDSTVRPNKVTFLSILTACSHAGFVEEGIEFFNMMLNEYQLMPESKHYAIIVDLLGRTGELDKAMCIINQMQSEVGAHVWGALLGACRIHQNAEIGEVAARNLLRLDPDHAGYYILLSNVYAVDGKWDDAAELRSSIKERELKKLLAKVLLDFRNEVHVFLANGRYHWDLRAYL is encoded by the exons ATGAGATCACGGGAAATTGTCTTGAATCTTGTAGGAGTATGTAGAAAAGCCAAATTGCTGTCTCAATTGCATTCTTTAACTATCAAAACTGGACTACTTTACGAAACTCACTTAGCTCCAAAGTTGACCGAATTATATTTCGAGTTGTTACCTTTTCAAACTGCACGTAAGTTGTTCGATGAAATTCCTCACCCAAATGTATACACTTGGAATTGCATTCTTCAACGCTTCTGTGGAAGAAAACAATTTGAGGAAGTATTGTCACTCTTTTCGTCTGTGTTTTTATTCGAAAAGCCTGATCATTTCACTCTACTTTTCGCATTAAAGGCGTGTTCTGCATTAAAAACACTAAATTTTGGCAAAACAATTCATGGGTTGGGGAAGAAACATGGTAACATTGATTCAAACATGTTTCTTGGATCAGGCCTTATTGAGATGTACTCAAAATgtggaaatatggacgatgcttTATGCACCTTTGAGGAATATTCAAAGCCGGATATTGTTTTATGGACTACATTGGTTTCTGGATATGAGAAGAACTTTAAGCCTGATGAAGCATTAGCTGTTTTTACTGGAATGGTGATAACACGTGGCGTTAGTCCAGACCCGATAACTCTTGTCACTGTTGTCTCCGCTTGTACTCAGTTGCTGAATTTGAAAGCTGGAAAAAGTATTCATGGAGTTCTAATTCGAAAGGGCTATGAAAATCCCCTGCCTTTATTTAATGCTTTGCTAAATTTATATACAAAGACTGGTTCCATAGAGTATGCGGAGAGTTTGTTTAGGGTGATGGAAGAAAAAGATGTAATCTCATGGAGTTGTGTGATCTCTTGTTATGCTCATAATGGGGCTACTGATAGAGCAATAAGTCTTTTTGATGAGATGATATATAAAGGAGTTGAACCTAACTCGGTAAGTGTGATTAGTGCTTTGCAGGCTTGTGAAGCTTCTTGTAATATAGGAAAAGGTAGGAAAATACATGAATTAGCATTTCAGAAAGGTTTTGAACGGGATATATTGGTTTCCACAGCTTTGATTGATATGTACATGAGCTGTTGTGCACCTAATGAAGCGATTATGGTATTCGATAGGATGCTGAGCAAAGATTCTGTTTCTTGGTTCGGTCTGTTATGTGGTTGTATTCAAAATGGAATGGCCAACAAGTccatggaaatattttgtgacaTGTTGGCCAGCGATATCCATCCTGATGATATTGTGATGgttaaaattcttggagcttgtTCTGAGTTGGGGATTCTTCAATTGGCTTGTTGTCTTCATGGTTATGTCACTAAAGGTGGGTTCATCAGCAATTTGTTTGTTGGGGCTTCACTTATTGAATGTTACACAAAATGTGGTAGCTTGGAGGAGGCTATCGAGGTTTTTGGAAGATTAACAGATAAAGATGTTGTTATCTGGAGCTCCATGTTTGCAGGCTACGGAATTCATGGGCAAGCTAGGGAGTCAATTAAGTTATTTCATCGTATGGTTACAGATTCTACAGTGAGGCCTAACAAAGTTACTTTCCTGTCAATTTTAACGGCTTGTAGTCATGCAGGTTTTGTTGAGGAAGGAATTGAATTCTTCAATATGATGCTGAATGAGTACCAACTGATGCCAGAATCAAAGCATTATGCAATCATTGTTGATTTACTCGGACGAACTGGAGAATTGGACAAGGCTatgtgcatcattaaccaaatgCAGTCAGAGGTTGGAGCACACGTATGGGGGGCCTTGCTTGGTGCTTGCAGGATTCATCAGAATGCAGAGATTGGAGAAGTCGCCGCCAGGAATCTTCTCCGGCTAGATCCAGATCATGCAGGATATTATATCCTGTTATCAAATGTGTATGCTGTTGATGGGAAGTGGGATGATGCAGCTGAACTTAGAAGTTCAATTAAAGAGAGAGAGTTGAAAAAG TTACTGGCCAAAGTGTTGTTAGACTTTAGGAACGAGGTCCATGTCTTTTTAGCCAATGGTAGATATCACTGGGACTTAAGAGCATATCTATGA
- the LOC132621181 gene encoding fruit-specific protein-like: MASGQELLKYFGIFFTILFIASSVMAVQEMPPNTLMGKKLLSLTDIVTCGKKCNSDSDCSDGWICKSCKYTQMHPTDPYAEWVLACVI; encoded by the exons ATGGCTAGTGGACAAGAATTGCTCAAATATTTTGGCATCTTTTTCACCATTCTCTTTATAGCATCTTCAG TTATGGCTGTCCAAGAGATGCCACCAAATACGTTGATGGGAAAAAAGTTACTATCTCTCACAGATATAGTGACTTGTGGAAAGAAATGCAATAGTGATAGTGATTGCTCTGATGGTTGGATTTGTAAATCATGCAAGTACACTCAAATGCACCCTACTGATCCCTATGCAGAGTGGGTTTTGGCTTGTGTAATTTAA
- the LOC132622525 gene encoding chalcone isomerase-like protein 1 — protein sequence MPSTKENVTSMTEAIEIDPKTGLPLNNKSAIDEKQIRETKEENITDGAKTEEEKKEKDDKESNGAAAAIKEEAIPVETEPKTGISFPVKLLEDGKLLKAVGLRKKSMLGMGLKIYAFGIYADNEKLKEFVVSKIGKAPSKPTKEMYQIVIDSDFGMMVRLVIVFSGLSMSVVRKNFYEGLGAAIKKLTGSKNEELTKKIMGEASDDIKLTSGSVIEISRLPGYVLQTKVMGEIVSKVESELLCRAYIYMYLGEDPFDKEAKEKFGASMLSML from the exons ATGCCAAGCACTAAGGAAAATGTGACTTCAATGACGGAGGCAATTGAAATCGACCCGAAAACTGGTCTTCCTTTGAATAATAAGTCAGCAATTGATGAAAAACAGATCAGAGAAACAAAAGAGGAGAATATTACTGATGGAGCTAAAACTGAAGAGGAAAAAAAGGAGAAGGATGACAAAGAATCCAATGGTGCAGCAGCAGCTATAAAAGAGGAGGCAATTCCAGTTGAGACTGAACCAAAAACTGGAATTTCTTTCCCAGTCAAATTATTAGAAGATGGAAAGCTATTGAAAGCTGTTGGTTTAAGGAAGAAAAGCATGCTTGGCATGGGCCTCAAAATTTATGCCTTTG GAATATATGCAGACAATGAGAAACTGAAAGAATTCGTGGTCTCAAAGATTGGAAAAGCACCATCCAAACCAACAAAGGAAATGTATCAAATAGTGATTGATAGTGATTTTGGTATGATGGTGAGATTGGTGATAGTGTTCTCTGGGCTCTCCATGAGTGTGGTAAGGAAGAATTTCTATGAAGGACTTGGAGCAGCCATAAAGAAACTCACTGGTAGCAAGAATGAAGAGCTTACCAAAAA GATCATGGGCGAAGCATCTGATGACATAAAGCTCACTTCTGGATCAGTGATTGAGATTTCCAGGCTTCCAGGATACGTTCTTCAGACTAAAG TTATGGGTGAGATTGTGAGCAAGGTGGAAAGTGAACTACTCTGCAGGGCCTACATTTACATGTATTTGGGAGAAGATCCCTTTGACAAAGAAGCCAAGGAGAAGTTTGGCGCTTCCATGCTCTCTATGCTCTAA
- the LOC132622027 gene encoding ribosomal RNA-processing protein 8 has protein sequence MKKEEKRSRKRNRGKKLPKKSSPSNISDLNQSSASKNAISKTKKSSSFLDKMKARLSGGHFRMLNEKLYTCSGDEALNYFKENPELFNVYHAGYQEQMLHWPEQPVNIITKWLKDHSPSLIVADFGCGDARLARSLKNKVWSLDLVANDPSVIACDMSNTPLESLSVDVAVFCLSLMGTNYPSFLQEARRVLKPRGWLLIAEVKSRLDPTTGGADANKFLKAICELGFTIESKDFSNKMFVLFYLKKKENPNSVEKELNWPELKPCIYKRR, from the exons ATGAAGAAAGAAGAAAAGCGAAGCCGTAAACGCAACAGAGGAAAAAAACTTCCCAAAAAATCTTCTCCTTCTAACATCTCCGACTTGAATCAATCTTCTGCTTCAAAAAATGCTATCTCAAAAACCAAAAAATCTTCGTCTTTTCTCGATAAG ATGAAGGCAAGATTATCAGGAGGCCACTTCCGTATGCTCAATGAAAAGCTCTACACTTGCTC TGGAGATGAGGCGCTCAATTATTTCAAAGAAAATCCAGAACTTTTTAATGTG TATCATGCAGGGTATCAAGAACAAATGTTACATTGGCCAGAACAACCTGTTAATATAATCACAAAATGGCTAAAGGATCATAGCCCTTCATTAATTGTTGCTGACTTTGGCTGCG GAGATGCACGGCTGGCAAGAAGCCTGAAGAACAAAGTTTGGTCCTTGGATCTTGTTGCAAATGATCCTTCAGTAATTGCTTGTGACATGTCAAAT ACCCCCCTAGAGTCCTTGTCAGTTGATGTGGCCGTCTTTTGCCTTTCATTGATGGGAACTAACTATCCAAGCTTCCTTCAGGAAGCGCGCAGAGTTCTTAAGCCCAG GGGGTGGCTTTTGATTGCAGAAGTTAAAAGCAGGCTTGATCCAACAACTGGAGGAGCAGATGCAAACAAATTTTTGAAAGCTATTTGTGAGCTTGGGTTTACCATCGAGTCAAAG GATTTCTCCAACAAAATGTTTGTGCTGTTCTACTTAAAGAAAAAG GAAAACCCGAATTCAGTAGAGAAGGAGCTAAATTGGCCTGAGCTCAAGCCTTGTATATATAAACGGCGCTAA
- the LOC132622028 gene encoding LOW QUALITY PROTEIN: uncharacterized protein LOC132622028 (The sequence of the model RefSeq protein was modified relative to this genomic sequence to represent the inferred CDS: deleted 3 bases in 2 codons) — MYSTLVDCSQRYSPSPICSKSSFQLVNSHRIVSISLFAKNHHLPCKFRRIRTISGRHVSSHSPESSSDDNNAFNCDSTHNDFVLPPGKLLVRNVTWIGVATITSKVLGLVREIVIASAFGIGPDPVITAFRYAVVLPGFAASVLGGVNGPIHITMTATLSKLPEDRLKKLFKHANTLIILVGGLMAALLFIFSEFIIHTYAPGLWTSTEGRITSRLAIQQLKIMTSCIVFAGPVGLGFGYMSAKGENVFPAISPTLSSLLLIASCLFYSFSRQPDSFCSGGILLSCGASLGAVVQWIIQVLLLKGTWHEVISESWVDGLKSGDIYDLFSILVPAIFSSGLAQIASFTDLCFASHFPAAAAGLSYAFLLVMAPLGLLSSMVILPLLPTISGLIKTESWSTLVEKINRAVLLCMVLLLPILSVMSCLADPIIRVLFERYAFDSSASALVSSLFLFYSLGSPFLIVRELLVAVFYAFGDGFRPFLVSIGAIALNATLDWFFVHRLHIGVQGLALSTSLTAALSLITLIHLLRRKVGGLLLLHELTSPGLLLCFCCVISSFVTSFSYEMVSKIFLSEYITRLPRIQELFCIVSAAALGIIGFFAPLLLLYISGHKLEQNNLNIDDK; from the exons ATGTATTCAACCCTAGTTGACTGTAGTCAACGTTATTCGCCGTCACCGATCTGTTCTAAATCGTCTTTTCAACTAGTTAACTCTCACAGAATTGTTTCCATTTCTCTTTTCGCAAAAAATCATCACCTTCCCTGTAAATTCCGGCGAATC CGTACCATATCCGGCAGACACGTGTCTTCTCATTCACCGGAATCTTCAAGCGACGATAACAATGCATTTAATTGTGATTCAACTCATAATGACTTTGTATTGCCACCTG GTAAGTTGCTGGTCAGAAATGTGACATGGATTGGTGTTGCCACTATTACTAGCAAAGTTCTG GGATTAGTGAGGGAAATTGTAATAGCTTCAGCTTTTGGGATTGGTCCTGAC CCTGTAATAACTGCATTCAG GTATGCTGTGGTGCTGCCCGGTTTTGCTGCATCAGTTCTTGGTG GTGTTAATGGTCCTATTCACATCACAATGACAGCTACATTAAG TAAGCTTCCAGAGGATCGTCTGAAGAAGCTATTTAAGCATGCAAATACCCTCATAATCCTG GTAGGAGGTTTGATGGCTGCCCTATTGTTCATATTTTCCGAGTTTATAATTCATACATATGCACCAG GTCTGTGGACCTCAACAGAAGGCCGAATAACAAGCCGACTAGCTATCCAACAG TTGAAAATAATGACTTCTTGCATAGTTTTTGCTGGCCCGGTTGGGCTTGGATTTGGTTATATGAG TGCAAAAGGAGAAAATGTATTTCCTGCCATTAGCCCCACATTGTCTAGCTTGCTCCTGATTGCCAGT TGCCTCTTTTACTCCTTTAGCAGACAACCGGATTCCTTTTGTTCTG GCGGTATTCTTCTGTCTTGCGGAGCTTCACTTGGTGCAGTCGTTCAATGGATTATCCAG GTACTATTGCTTAAGGGAACATGGCATGAAGTTATTTCAGAATCATGGGTTGACGGATTGAAGAGCGGGGATATTTATGAC cTTTTCTCGATACTAGTACCAGCAATATTCAGTTCAGGCTTGGCACAAATAGCATCATTTACTGACCTCTGTTTTGCATCTCATTTTCCTGCTGCTGCTGCTGGTCTTTCAT ATGCTTTCCTTTTGGTCATGGCACCTTTGGGGTTGCTTTCAAGCATGGTTATACTGCCTCTTTTGCCCACAATTTCGGGACTGATAAAG ACAGAGTCGTGGTCAACCCTGGTAGAGAAGATAAACAGAGCCGTCCTGCTTTGCATG GTGCTTCTCTTGCCGATTCTTTCTGTCATGAGTTGCTTAGCTGATCCAATCATCCGTGTCTTGTTTGAGCGATATGCATTTGATTCTTCGGCAAGTGCTTTAgtttcttctcttttccttttct ATTCTCTTGGCTCACCATTCTTGATTGTCAGAGAATTGCTAGTTGCAGTGTTTTATGCCTTTGGAGATGGATTTAGACCTTTCCTGGTTAGTATTGGAGCTATTGCTCTAAATGCGACCTTGGATTGGTTCTTTGTTCACAGATTACATATTGGAGTGCAAGGATTG GCACTTTCAACATCACTCACAGCTGCCTTGTCTCTCATTACTCTGATCCATCTTCTTCGAAGGAAGGTTGGAG GACTTCTCCTTCTTCATGAATTGACAAGTCCTGGTTTGCTTCTATGCTTCTGTTGTGTCATCTCAAGCTTTGTTACCTCCTTCAGTTATGAAATGGTCTCCAAAATTTTCCTTTCTGAGTATATCACAAG GTTACCTAGGATCCAAGAACTCTTCTGCATAGTATCAGCTGCTGCTCTTGGAATTATTGGCTTCTTTGCTCCTCTTCTGTTATTATATATTTCTGGACATAAATTGGAGCAGAATAACTTGAATATTGATGACAAATAA